From Medicago truncatula cultivar Jemalong A17 chromosome 7, MtrunA17r5.0-ANR, whole genome shotgun sequence, a single genomic window includes:
- the LOC112416371 gene encoding uncharacterized protein: protein MRNSNPTPTPMVPTPYLITIVDYHLPYNTHKLYDITIDSNRKIQTLLTSSPDHVDAWFIENLILSFPSPIIGLHIKRSQSNSAATLQLCINNFCLVFQIIHSPYVCASLSNYLASPHNRFIGIGIKADVVKLLEDHGLHLANYVDLRNLASQVLGDREILRSSELKTFAECLLGKIVEKPHNISMSRWDSQLLSADQVKYATVDAFVSFEIGCRLYSRQT, encoded by the coding sequence TCACCATTGTTGACTACCACCTTCCTTACAACACCCATAAACTCTACGACATCACCATCGATTCAAACCGAAAAATCCAAACCCTCCTCACTTCTTCTCCTGACCACGTGGATGCCTGGTTTATCGAAAACTTAATCCTCTCCTTCCCTTCCCCCATCATCGGCCTCCACATCAAACGGAGTCAATCAAACTCAGCCGCCACTCTCCAACTCTGCATCAACAACTTCTGCCTCGTTTTCCAGATCATCCACTCCCCCTACGTTTGTGCTTCGCTCTCTAACTACCTCGCAAGCCCTCACAACAGATTCATTGGTATCGGAATCAAAGCAGACGTTGTAAAGCTTCTAGAAGATCATGGTCTCCACTTGGCGAATTATGTTGATTTGCGTAACCTTGCTTCCCAGGTGTTGGGTGATCGAGAGATACTAAGGAGTAGTGAGCTTAAAACATTTGCAGAATGCCTGCTTGGGAAGATTGTTGAGAAGCCGCATAACATTTCTATGAGTAGGTGGGATAGTCAGTTGCTTAGTGCTGATCAGGTTAAGTATGCAACTGTTGATGCTTTTGTTTCATTTGAGATCGGTTGTCGTCTCTATTCTCGTCAGACTTGA